Proteins from a single region of Venenivibrio stagnispumantis:
- the rny gene encoding ribonuclease Y has protein sequence MNELIIGAVTLIAGSGAGFTAAKILVEKKLKEKEVEYQKVLEKKEQYEKEAQEKAQYIIKEAEKDAKRLLEDAKKEAENLKQQQELIIEKELFKRKQELEKELRAQREELQNLEKTLISKEAQLEKRLARIEHKEEEIEKKSAELAKLEAEIKELQKQIEEKEKKLKLAEEQYMLELQRIASMTKEEAKAEILKKVEEEAKLEAAKIAKEIEEEARKNAEKEAKWQLVTAIQRLAPEVTTSYTVSVVDLPSNDIKGRIIGREGRNIRAFEMATGVDLIIDDTPDIVTISSFDPLRREIAKIALERLIADGRIHPGRIEEVVEKVKEEMDAHIRKLGEDTCLELGITDVHPELYYYIGKLNYRTSYTQNVLLHTKEVAYLAGMMAAMLGLDEKAARRGGLMHDIGKAVSHEVGGSHSKVGAEIAKRYGEPDVVINAILYHHNDEPARYPEAVLVAAADALSAARPGARREVLQSYINRLEKIEAIVNSFEHVEKSFAIQAGREVRVIVNAEKLTDDEAYLLTKEIAKRIEKEVEFPGQIKVVTIRESRFVELAK, from the coding sequence ATGAATGAATTAATAATAGGAGCAGTTACATTAATTGCAGGTTCAGGAGCCGGTTTTACGGCAGCAAAAATATTAGTAGAAAAAAAATTAAAAGAAAAAGAGGTTGAGTATCAAAAAGTTTTAGAAAAAAAAGAGCAGTATGAGAAAGAAGCTCAGGAAAAAGCCCAGTATATTATTAAAGAAGCAGAAAAAGATGCAAAAAGATTATTAGAAGATGCAAAAAAAGAGGCAGAAAATTTAAAACAACAACAAGAATTAATTATAGAAAAAGAGTTATTCAAAAGAAAACAAGAGCTTGAAAAAGAGTTAAGAGCCCAAAGAGAAGAACTTCAAAACCTTGAAAAAACATTAATCTCAAAAGAAGCCCAACTTGAGAAAAGACTTGCAAGAATAGAACATAAAGAAGAAGAGATAGAGAAAAAATCAGCAGAACTTGCCAAACTTGAAGCCGAAATAAAGGAACTTCAAAAGCAAATAGAAGAAAAGGAGAAAAAATTAAAATTAGCAGAAGAGCAATATATGCTTGAACTTCAAAGAATAGCAAGTATGACAAAAGAAGAAGCTAAAGCAGAGATATTAAAAAAAGTAGAAGAAGAAGCTAAACTTGAAGCAGCAAAAATTGCAAAAGAGATAGAAGAAGAAGCAAGAAAAAATGCAGAAAAAGAAGCAAAATGGCAATTGGTAACTGCTATACAAAGATTAGCTCCGGAAGTAACTACATCTTATACAGTTTCTGTTGTTGATTTACCAAGTAATGATATAAAAGGAAGAATTATAGGAAGGGAAGGAAGAAATATAAGAGCATTTGAGATGGCAACCGGTGTAGATTTAATTATAGATGATACACCGGATATAGTAACAATCTCATCTTTTGACCCACTAAGAAGGGAGATAGCAAAAATAGCCCTTGAAAGATTGATAGCAGATGGAAGAATTCATCCAGGAAGAATAGAAGAAGTTGTTGAAAAAGTTAAAGAAGAGATGGATGCCCATATCAGAAAACTCGGAGAAGATACATGCTTAGAGCTTGGTATTACAGATGTTCATCCTGAGTTATATTACTATATAGGAAAATTAAATTATAGAACATCTTATACCCAAAATGTATTACTCCATACAAAAGAGGTTGCATATCTTGCAGGTATGATGGCGGCAATGCTTGGACTTGATGAAAAGGCTGCAAGAAGAGGAGGATTGATGCACGATATAGGAAAAGCTGTATCTCACGAAGTAGGAGGTTCCCATTCTAAGGTTGGAGCAGAAATAGCAAAAAGATATGGAGAGCCGGATGTTGTTATAAATGCTATCCTATACCATCATAATGATGAACCGGCAAGATATCCGGAAGCAGTGCTTGTAGCAGCAGCAGATGCTCTATCTGCCGCAAGACCCGGAGCCAGAAGAGAAGTATTACAATCTTACATTAACAGACTTGAAAAAATAGAAGCTATTGTTAACTCGTTTGAACATGTAGAAAAATCTTTTGCTATACAGGCAGGAAGAGAAGTAAGGGTTATAGTAAATGCAGAAAAACTCACAGATGATGAAGCTTATTTATTAACAAAAGAGATAGCAAAAAGAATAGAAAAAGAAGTAGAATTCCCCGGACAGATAAAAGTAGTTACAATAAGAGAATCAAGATTTGTAGAACTGGCAAAATAA